In Cellulomonas wangsupingiae, the genomic window GCGGTAGAAGTTGCGCCCGATGCGGCCGAAGCCGTTGATGCCGACCTTGATGGTCACTTGCCCTCCTCGGCACGCGCCGAACCCATGCCGGCGCACACAGTTGGTGTTCGGGTCACGCACGCCGCTGTGCGTCCCGACCGCCACTGACCACCACCGGCCGGGGCATGCCCAGCGCGTTGCGTCCTCGTTGCGATCGGATGACTTGAGCCTATACCCGGAGGCGTGGGGCTCGCCCAAGACGAAGGTCCACCCCCCGGGGCGTTCGCATGCTGGACGATCCGGGGCTGCCGACGGGCGACGTCAGAGGTCGAGCAGGTCAGGACTGAGGCCTGCCTCGGTGTCGGGGATGCCGAGCTCGGCCGCGCGGCGGTCCGCGGTCGCCAGCAGACGACGGATGCGCCCGGCGACGGCGTCCTTCGTCAGCGGCGGGTCCGCGAGCTTGCCGAGCTCCTCGAGCGACGCCTCCTTGTGCGCGAGGCGCAGCTCGCCGGCCTGGCGCAGGTGCTCGGGCAGGTCGTCCCCGAGGATCTCGAACGCGCGGTCGACGCGGGCGCCGGCCGCGACGGCGGCGCGGGCCGACCGGCGCAGGTTCGCGTCGTCGAAGTTCGCGAGCCGGTTCGCCGTGCCGCGCACCTCGCGGCGCACCCGGCGCTCCTCCCACACGAGCATCGTGTCGTGGGCGCCGAGACGGGTGAGCATGGCGCCGATCGCGTCACCGTCGCGGATGACCACGCGGTCGACGCCGCGCACGTCGCGCGCCTTGGCCGCGACACCGAGGCGCCGCGCGGCGCCCACGAGCGCGAGCGCCGCCTCCGGCCCCGGGCACGTGACCTCCAGCGCGGACGACCGCCCCGGCTCGGTCAGCGAGCCGTGGGCCAGGAAGGCGCCACGCCAGGCCGCCTCGGCCTCACCGACGCCCGCGGACACGACCTGCGGGGGCAGCCCGCGCACGGGTCGTCCGCGGTTGTCGAGCAGGCCCGTCTGGCGGGCCAGGGACTCCCCGTCCTTCACGACACGCACCACGTAGCGGCTGCCACGCCGCAGCCCGCCGCCGGAGACGACGATGATGTCGCTCTCGTGCCCGTAGATCTCGGCGATCGCCTGACGCAGGCGCCGCGCCGCGATCCCGGTGTCCAGCTCGGCCTCGATGACGATCCGGCCCGAGATGATGTGCAGCCCGCCGGCGAACCGCAAGGTCGCGGAGATCTCCGCCTTGCGGCAGGAGGTCTTGTCCACCTTCAGCCGGGCGAGCTCGTCCTTCACCTGTGCCGTCAGCGCCATGGCGTCATCCTGCCATTGGTGCCCGGGTGATCGTGACGGTCCCGTGACCCGTGATCTGTCAGGTGCCGCCGAGCGCGTCGGTCCCCGTCGTGGTCCCCACGTCGCCGAGGTAGTCGTCGACCACGTCGCGGAGGGCCGCGGCCAGGCGTAGCGGGTCGTGGACCGCGCTGCCGTCGCCGCGGCGGACCTGGCGCACCAGCAGCCGCGTGCCGGTCGCCGCGCACAGGTCGGCGAGCTCACCGACGTCCTCCACGGACGCGGGGTCCGCGACGACGGCGTGGATCGGCAGCTCGGGGGCGTGCGTGCGCAGCACCGCGAGGTGGTCGACGGCGCGCATGCCGGCGGTCTCGTCGTCCGGTGTGAGGTTGAGCGTGACCACGATCCGCGCGGACGTCCCGAGCAGCGCGGCCCGCAGCTCGGGCACCAGCAGGTGCGGGAGCACCGAGGAGTACCAGGAGCCCGGTCCCAGCACGACCCAGTCGGCGTCCATGACCGCGGCGACGGCCTCCGGGCACGCCGGCGGGTCCACGGGATCCAGGCGCAGCTGCTCGATCCGGTGCGGCGTGACGGCGACGTGCGTCTGGCCGCGGACGACCTCGGCCCGCCCGTCCTGCGTGCGCACGTCGGCCTCGATGCACAACGGCACCATGGACATCGGCAGCACCCGGCCCCGGGCGCCCAGCAGCCGGCCGACCAGGTCGAGGCCCCCCACGGTGTCCCCGAGCAGCTCCCACAACGCCACGATGAGCAGGTTGCCCACGGAGTGCCGGTCCAGCGGGCCGTCGGTCGAGAAGCGGTGCTGCAGCAGGTCGCGCCACGTGCGACCCCACTCCGAGTCGTCGCACAGCGCCGACAGGGCCATCCGCAGGTCACCGGGCGGCAGCACGCCCATCTCGTCGCGCAGGCGACCGGAGGAGCCGCCGTCGTCCGCGACGGTGACGACCGCGGTGATGCGGTCCGTCATGAGCCGCAGCGCCGAGAGCGACGCCGACAGCCCGTGCCCGCCGCCGAGCGCGACGACCGCCGGACGGGCGGGGTCGCCGAACCGGCCCACGGCCGACGCGCTCACTCCTTGCCCAGGTCGCGCGCCGTCACCCGCACCCGGTGGCCGCGCTCGCGCAGCCGCGCGGCGATCGCCTCGCTGATCGCGACGGAGCGGTGCTTGCCGCCGGTGCAGCCCACGGCGATCGTCGCGTAGCGCTTCTCCTCGTGCAGGTAGCCCGCCAGCACCGGCTCCAGCGCGTCGACGTACCGTTCGACGAACAGGAGCGCACCCGGCAGGGACAGCACGTAGTCGCGCACCGGGGCGTCCCGGCCCGACAGGTGCCGCAG contains:
- a CDS encoding gluconeogenesis factor YvcK family protein, with product MSASAVGRFGDPARPAVVALGGGHGLSASLSALRLMTDRITAVVTVADDGGSSGRLRDEMGVLPPGDLRMALSALCDDSEWGRTWRDLLQHRFSTDGPLDRHSVGNLLIVALWELLGDTVGGLDLVGRLLGARGRVLPMSMVPLCIEADVRTQDGRAEVVRGQTHVAVTPHRIEQLRLDPVDPPACPEAVAAVMDADWVVLGPGSWYSSVLPHLLVPELRAALLGTSARIVVTLNLTPDDETAGMRAVDHLAVLRTHAPELPIHAVVADPASVEDVGELADLCAATGTRLLVRQVRRGDGSAVHDPLRLAAALRDVVDDYLGDVGTTTGTDALGGT
- the whiA gene encoding DNA-binding protein WhiA, which encodes MALTAQVKDELARLKVDKTSCRKAEISATLRFAGGLHIISGRIVIEAELDTGIAARRLRQAIAEIYGHESDIIVVSGGGLRRGSRYVVRVVKDGESLARQTGLLDNRGRPVRGLPPQVVSAGVGEAEAAWRGAFLAHGSLTEPGRSSALEVTCPGPEAALALVGAARRLGVAAKARDVRGVDRVVIRDGDAIGAMLTRLGAHDTMLVWEERRVRREVRGTANRLANFDDANLRRSARAAVAAGARVDRAFEILGDDLPEHLRQAGELRLAHKEASLEELGKLADPPLTKDAVAGRIRRLLATADRRAAELGIPDTEAGLSPDLLDL